A portion of the Labilithrix sp. genome contains these proteins:
- a CDS encoding efflux RND transporter periplasmic adaptor subunit has product MSQDPKHDPKSGHDSGELEFELPAPAKPSPTRIVALGAGLLVAIGAAFVIGYLPRHRAKQELGVEAQAASTGLLRVQVLIPKAKSSDRAMTLPASVQPLEEATVYPRANGYVRTWKVDMGDAVKEGDLLAEIDTPEIDQQLAQARAQLAQAEAALVQAKANKGYAQTSLDRLNALAPKGVASQQELEKAKADAVVSDSSVEVAEANVAAMKANLGRIQQTASFSRVTAPFTGTVNMRGVERGSLVSPSTPLFKISQTDTVRVFIQVPQDVAPSVRVDAPAQVTVREFAGRVFEGKVARTAASLDATSRTMNVEVRVPNPKRELLAGMYAQVAVTLPSPHRVWELPATAVMTDARGVRVAVVENGVLRLTPVRIERDNGATIDIASGIEENDRIVKIGNAELHDGRAVEVVPEAAAAAAPGSPQKH; this is encoded by the coding sequence ATGAGCCAGGATCCGAAGCACGATCCGAAGTCCGGCCACGACAGCGGCGAGCTCGAGTTCGAGCTGCCGGCGCCGGCGAAGCCTTCTCCGACGCGCATCGTCGCGCTCGGAGCGGGGCTCCTCGTCGCCATCGGCGCGGCCTTCGTGATCGGGTATCTGCCGCGTCATCGCGCGAAGCAGGAGCTCGGCGTCGAGGCGCAGGCGGCCTCTACGGGTCTCCTCCGCGTGCAGGTGCTGATCCCGAAGGCGAAGTCGAGCGATCGCGCGATGACGCTGCCGGCGAGCGTGCAGCCGCTCGAGGAGGCCACGGTCTACCCGCGCGCGAACGGCTACGTCCGCACGTGGAAGGTCGACATGGGCGACGCGGTGAAGGAGGGCGACCTCCTCGCCGAGATCGACACGCCGGAGATCGATCAGCAGCTCGCGCAGGCGCGCGCCCAGCTCGCGCAGGCGGAGGCGGCGCTCGTGCAGGCGAAGGCGAACAAGGGCTACGCGCAGACCTCGCTCGATCGCCTCAACGCGCTCGCGCCGAAGGGGGTCGCCTCGCAGCAGGAGCTCGAGAAGGCCAAGGCGGACGCGGTCGTGAGCGACTCCTCTGTCGAGGTCGCGGAGGCGAACGTCGCGGCGATGAAGGCGAACCTCGGGCGCATCCAGCAGACGGCGAGCTTCAGCCGCGTCACGGCGCCGTTCACCGGCACGGTGAACATGCGCGGCGTGGAGCGCGGGAGCCTCGTCTCACCGTCGACGCCGCTCTTCAAGATCTCCCAGACCGACACGGTCCGCGTCTTCATCCAGGTCCCGCAGGACGTCGCGCCGAGCGTGCGGGTCGACGCGCCGGCGCAGGTCACGGTCCGCGAGTTCGCGGGCCGCGTCTTCGAGGGCAAGGTCGCGCGCACCGCGGCCTCCCTCGACGCGACGAGCCGCACGATGAACGTCGAGGTCCGCGTCCCGAACCCGAAGCGCGAGCTCCTCGCCGGCATGTACGCCCAGGTCGCGGTGACGCTTCCGTCGCCCCATCGCGTCTGGGAGCTCCCCGCGACCGCGGTGATGACCGACGCCCGCGGCGTGCGCGTCGCCGTCGTCGAGAACGGCGTGCTCCGCCTCACCCCCGTCCGCATCGAACGCGACAACGGCGCCACGATCGACATCGCGAGCGGCATCGAAGAAAACGACCGCATCGTCAAAATCGGAAACGCGGAGCTCCACGACGGCCGCGCAGTGGAGGTCGTCCCGGAGGCTGCGGCGGCCGCGGCGCCGGGCTCGCCGCAGAAGCACTGA
- a CDS encoding Rpn family recombination-promoting nuclease/putative transposase, translated as MGDHDSLFKRAFSVPAHAAGELRSVLPPAITDRLDLDALALVPATFIDAEMGHRHADLLFTAPFEGRRCYVYLLFEHQSAPDPLMPWRVLTYQQRIWASVLRAEPERTTLPPIITVVVHHGPDGWQAPRTFHAMIEGLDGLPELERHVPDFELIVDDLCAVEDEDLQRRPLAPFPKLTLWLLRDGRDVERLLDHLAAWAATLERLARDDPQREDTLVVLRYILRVAGPTPYEHLRQRVTDVAPTFEEVMASAEQYFIEQGIEKGIEKGTRRTILRLLRTRFGPLEPAIEARVEAASSDDLDRWTERIIVAKTLDDVFAPA; from the coding sequence ATGGGGGACCACGACAGCTTGTTCAAACGGGCATTTTCGGTTCCGGCCCACGCTGCGGGCGAGCTCCGGAGCGTCCTCCCGCCGGCGATCACCGACCGCCTCGACCTCGACGCGCTCGCGCTGGTGCCGGCGACGTTCATCGATGCGGAGATGGGGCATCGTCACGCGGACCTCCTCTTCACCGCTCCGTTCGAGGGTCGCCGCTGCTACGTGTACCTCCTCTTCGAGCATCAGAGCGCGCCCGATCCGCTCATGCCCTGGCGCGTGCTCACGTACCAGCAACGCATCTGGGCCTCGGTCCTTCGCGCCGAGCCCGAGCGCACCACGCTGCCGCCGATCATCACCGTCGTCGTGCACCATGGTCCCGACGGCTGGCAGGCGCCGCGAACATTTCACGCGATGATCGAAGGGCTGGATGGCCTGCCCGAGCTCGAGCGCCACGTTCCGGACTTCGAGCTCATCGTCGACGACCTCTGCGCCGTCGAGGACGAGGACCTCCAGCGCCGTCCCCTCGCTCCGTTTCCGAAGCTCACGCTCTGGCTCCTCCGCGATGGTCGCGACGTCGAGCGCTTGCTCGACCACCTCGCGGCCTGGGCGGCCACGCTGGAGCGCCTCGCGCGCGACGACCCCCAACGCGAAGACACCCTCGTCGTCCTGCGCTACATCTTGAGGGTCGCCGGACCGACGCCGTACGAGCACCTTCGCCAGCGCGTCACCGACGTCGCCCCCACCTTCGAGGAAGTCATGGCGTCAGCAGAGCAGTATTTCATCGAGCAAGGCATCGAGAAGGGGATCGAGAAGGGCACGCGGCGCACCATCCTCCGTCTGTTGCGCACGCGCTTCGGGCCGCTCGAGCCCGCGATCGAGGCGCGCGTAGAAGCAGCCTCCTCCGACGACCTCGATCGTTGGACCGAGCGCATCATCGTCGCAAAGACCCTCGACGACGTCTTCGCCCCCGCGTGA
- a CDS encoding 4Fe-4S binding protein — MARAAAMRMGELASILGIGTPREAAAVATPPAAGVKAPPKKKPAKKLPGSGIPARRSIRILVWVRRAAQIGFFSLFMFFLFQTGFRGTFAANSDTPVRLPYPVEAFLLADPFVTAMTLGATHQVYRGLLWSIGLLAVTLVFGRVFCGWICPFGTLHHFFGWILPSRRGRGAARVEANKTHGYQRAKYYLMYAFLLASVVGSAIGGLFDPICVAVRAIGLGVIPGVQYMAGRVFGVAESVPARPVQHAADSAQDMLATTVWQSHQFYFHQTWLIVGLLIAILFMNRFIPRFWCRVLCPLGAFLGVFARFALFGMEKDHAKCTDCNLCLVNCQGADSPQGGVKWRQDECHMCLNCESACPEDVIKFRFLPNRKSRIGVPDLQRRTLLASAAAGVAFIPAARIADSIDVNYHSKVIRPPGAVEERAFLERCIRCAECMKVCPNNALHPAMFESGVEGLWTPILIARIGYCEHSCVLCGQVCPTGAIQKITEKEKLGQGVAPVKIGTAFYDLGRCLPWSMQTPCIVCEEFCPTSPKAIWVEEVEAPMREKTAGENGAEPAMKTVHLQRPHVDPSLCIGCGACEKVCPVQDQPAVYITSVGESRSKTNVILLENTNYNQQS; from the coding sequence ATGGCGCGGGCCGCGGCGATGCGGATGGGCGAGCTCGCGTCGATCCTCGGCATCGGCACGCCGCGCGAGGCCGCCGCCGTGGCGACGCCGCCGGCCGCGGGCGTGAAGGCGCCGCCGAAGAAGAAGCCTGCGAAGAAGCTGCCCGGGTCCGGCATCCCCGCGCGGCGCAGCATCCGGATCCTGGTGTGGGTCCGGCGCGCGGCGCAGATCGGGTTCTTCTCGCTTTTCATGTTTTTCCTGTTCCAGACGGGGTTCCGCGGGACCTTCGCGGCGAACAGCGACACGCCGGTGCGCCTGCCGTATCCGGTCGAGGCGTTCCTGCTCGCCGATCCGTTCGTGACGGCGATGACGCTCGGCGCGACGCATCAGGTCTATCGCGGGCTCCTCTGGTCGATCGGGCTCCTCGCGGTGACGCTCGTGTTCGGGCGCGTCTTCTGCGGATGGATCTGCCCGTTCGGCACGCTCCACCACTTCTTCGGGTGGATCCTCCCGTCGCGGCGCGGTCGCGGCGCCGCGCGCGTCGAGGCGAACAAGACGCACGGCTACCAGCGCGCGAAGTACTACCTCATGTACGCGTTCCTCCTCGCGTCGGTGGTGGGGAGCGCGATCGGCGGGCTCTTCGACCCGATCTGCGTGGCGGTCCGCGCGATCGGGCTCGGCGTGATCCCGGGTGTGCAGTACATGGCGGGCCGCGTGTTCGGCGTGGCGGAGAGCGTGCCGGCGCGGCCGGTGCAGCACGCCGCCGACAGCGCGCAGGACATGCTCGCCACCACCGTGTGGCAGTCGCACCAGTTCTACTTCCACCAGACGTGGCTCATCGTCGGGCTCCTCATCGCGATCCTCTTCATGAACCGCTTCATCCCGCGGTTCTGGTGTCGCGTCCTCTGCCCGCTCGGCGCCTTCCTCGGCGTGTTCGCGCGGTTCGCGCTCTTCGGCATGGAGAAGGACCATGCAAAGTGCACGGATTGCAACCTCTGCCTCGTGAACTGCCAGGGCGCGGACTCGCCGCAGGGCGGCGTGAAGTGGCGGCAGGACGAGTGCCACATGTGCCTCAACTGCGAGAGCGCCTGCCCCGAGGACGTCATCAAGTTCCGGTTCCTCCCGAACCGCAAGAGCCGCATCGGCGTCCCGGACCTCCAGCGCCGCACGCTCCTCGCGTCCGCCGCCGCGGGCGTCGCGTTCATCCCGGCCGCGCGCATCGCGGACAGCATCGACGTCAACTACCACTCGAAGGTCATCCGTCCGCCGGGCGCGGTCGAGGAGCGCGCGTTCCTCGAGCGCTGCATCCGCTGCGCCGAGTGCATGAAGGTGTGCCCGAACAACGCGCTCCATCCCGCGATGTTCGAGTCCGGCGTCGAGGGGCTCTGGACCCCGATCCTCATCGCGCGCATCGGCTACTGCGAGCACTCCTGCGTCCTCTGCGGCCAGGTCTGCCCGACCGGCGCGATCCAGAAGATCACGGAGAAGGAGAAGCTCGGTCAGGGCGTCGCGCCGGTGAAGATCGGGACCGCGTTCTACGACCTCGGCCGCTGTCTCCCGTGGTCGATGCAGACTCCCTGCATCGTCTGCGAGGAGTTCTGCCCGACGAGCCCGAAGGCGATCTGGGTCGAAGAGGTCGAGGCGCCGATGCGCGAGAAGACCGCGGGCGAGAACGGCGCAGAGCCGGCGATGAAGACGGTGCACCTCCAGCGCCCGCACGTCGACCCGAGCCTCTGCATCGGCTGCGGCGCCTGCGAGAAGGTCTGCCCGGTCCAGGACCAGCCCGCCGTCTACATCACGAGCGTCGGCGAGAGCCGCTCGAAGACGAACGTGATCCTCCTCGAGAACACGAACTACAACCAGCAGAGCTGA
- a CDS encoding DUF362 domain-containing protein, translating to MLKRVGLAAGVLGGSALLGRAVWDRGGFGVAAGQGARQVRDYRIRDVAPEHAELAIAKAKEGEAASADTLVRRALDAMGGIKRFVSRGDIVVVKPNIGWDRMPIHAANTNPDVVGAVIQLAYEAGAKRVVVADGSCNDPNRCFQRSGIWKKAYGLGAEVVLPAEHRFRTTRMKGEILDEWPIFTTLVDCDKVINVPVAKHHNLAKYTAAMKNWYGVLGGRRNRLHQNIDVSIADLATFMRPTLVVVDAMRVLMRNGPQGGNIDDTKVMNQVFATVDQVAADAYGATLIGQHRDNLAYLKMGHERGLGTMYWEQLKVREV from the coding sequence ATGCTGAAGCGCGTCGGCCTTGCTGCCGGCGTCCTCGGTGGCTCGGCCTTGCTCGGCCGGGCGGTGTGGGATCGTGGCGGCTTCGGCGTCGCGGCGGGGCAGGGGGCGCGGCAGGTCCGCGATTACCGCATTCGCGACGTCGCGCCCGAGCACGCGGAGCTCGCGATCGCGAAGGCGAAGGAGGGCGAGGCGGCGAGCGCCGACACGCTCGTGCGTCGCGCGCTCGACGCGATGGGCGGCATCAAGCGCTTCGTGAGCCGCGGCGACATCGTCGTGGTGAAGCCGAACATCGGCTGGGACCGCATGCCGATCCACGCCGCGAACACGAACCCGGACGTGGTCGGCGCCGTCATCCAGCTCGCGTACGAAGCGGGCGCGAAGCGCGTCGTCGTCGCCGACGGCTCGTGCAACGATCCGAACCGCTGCTTCCAGCGCTCCGGCATCTGGAAGAAGGCCTACGGCCTCGGCGCCGAGGTGGTGCTCCCGGCCGAGCACCGCTTCCGCACCACGCGGATGAAGGGCGAGATCCTCGACGAGTGGCCGATCTTCACGACGCTGGTCGACTGCGACAAGGTCATCAACGTCCCGGTCGCGAAGCACCACAACCTCGCGAAGTACACCGCGGCGATGAAGAACTGGTACGGCGTCCTCGGCGGCCGCCGCAACCGTCTCCACCAGAACATCGACGTCAGCATCGCGGACCTCGCGACGTTCATGCGTCCCACGCTCGTCGTGGTCGACGCGATGCGCGTGCTGATGCGGAACGGCCCGCAGGGCGGCAACATCGACGACACGAAGGTGATGAACCAGGTGTTCGCCACCGTCGACCAGGTCGCCGCCGACGCCTACGGCGCGACGCTCATCGGCCAGCACCGCGACAACCTCGCCTATCTGAAGATGGGCCACGAGCGCGGCCTCGGCACGATGTACTGGGAGCAGCTCAAGGTCCGGGAGGTCTGA
- a CDS encoding efflux RND transporter permease subunit, whose product MWLVRIALKHVYTFIVMAMLIVIVGVLSIVRMPTDIFPDIDIPVISVIWNYQGLSPDEMEKRIVSNYERMLTTTVNDIEHIESQSLTGIAIVKVFFQPGVEIEAATAQIAAVSQPAVRMAPPGATPPFVIRYSASNVPIMQAALESDSMSEQQLFDIGTNFVRADFATIRGTQIPWPYGGRQRLIQVDIDPPRLFAQGLSARDVNAAIGAQNVILPTGTTKMGSNEYPVSVNSSPEALQQINDLPIKTVNGKTVYVRDVANVHDGASPQTNMVHVGGKRSVLLTILKNGNVSTLDIASSIKQMLPATLARLPQGIKTSLLFDQSLFVRAAVDGVVKEAIIAATLTALMILVFLGSWRSTLIVIISIPLSILTSISILAALGHSLNVMTLGGMSLAVGILVDDATVEVENIHRNMGSKEKKSLPRAILDGAQQIAAPAFVATLCICIVFVPVAFITGAARSLFVPLAMAVVFAMMMSYFLSRTLVPTLARLLLEPEHRAHQEGYGHGDPRTASGRLVLRFNHAFDRLRMFYGRWLAFALQHRGPVIACFLLFAAGSLGLMPLLGRDFFPTVDAGLMKLHVRGPPGTRIEESERRFADIEATIKTVVPPAEIDTLIDNIGTPYSGINLSLSEGAQISPADGQIFIALKPHHAPTADYVKKLRRKLAAVHPDTTFFFLAPDISTQVLNFGIASPIDVQIVSTPGGDEEALAFTRRLMDRIKKVPGAADVHLAQVVNRPELRVNVDRTMAQQAGLTQRDVASDLLISLSSSAQVSPSWWLDTKRGVQYSVAVQTPQYEINSLDQLGMTPLSPGGEETTQFLSNVASVSRITGPANVTHYNAFRTYDIQANVEGTDLGSVADGVAKVVAELKPEAPRGVQVKIKGQVESMETSFRGLGYGLVFAVLLVYLLMVVNFQSWLDPFIILMALPGAIAGIAWMLYLSRTTLSVPALMGAIMCVGVATANSILVVTFANGQRKVGRDARDAALAAGMTRLRPVMMTALAMIIGMLPMSIGLGEGGEQNAPLGRAVIGGLLMATLTTLFFVPVMYSVLRRKAPKVDEELEGI is encoded by the coding sequence ATGTGGCTCGTACGGATCGCGCTCAAGCACGTCTACACCTTCATCGTCATGGCGATGCTCATCGTCATCGTCGGCGTGCTGTCTATCGTGCGGATGCCGACCGACATCTTCCCGGACATCGACATTCCCGTCATCTCCGTCATCTGGAACTACCAGGGCCTCTCGCCCGACGAGATGGAGAAGCGCATCGTCTCGAACTACGAGCGGATGCTCACCACGACGGTGAACGACATCGAGCACATCGAGAGCCAGTCGCTGACCGGCATCGCGATCGTGAAGGTGTTCTTCCAGCCCGGCGTCGAGATCGAGGCGGCGACGGCGCAGATCGCGGCGGTCTCGCAGCCCGCCGTGCGCATGGCGCCGCCGGGGGCGACGCCGCCGTTCGTCATCCGCTACAGCGCCTCGAACGTCCCGATCATGCAGGCGGCGCTCGAGAGCGACTCGATGAGCGAGCAGCAGCTCTTCGACATCGGGACCAACTTCGTGCGCGCCGACTTCGCGACGATCCGCGGCACGCAGATCCCGTGGCCGTACGGCGGGCGGCAGCGCCTCATCCAGGTCGACATCGATCCGCCGCGCCTCTTCGCGCAGGGGCTCTCCGCGCGCGACGTGAACGCCGCGATCGGCGCGCAGAACGTCATCCTGCCCACCGGCACGACGAAGATGGGGTCGAACGAATATCCCGTCTCCGTGAACTCGAGCCCGGAGGCTCTTCAGCAAATCAACGATTTGCCGATCAAGACGGTGAACGGGAAAACGGTTTACGTGCGCGACGTCGCGAACGTGCACGACGGCGCGTCGCCGCAGACCAACATGGTCCACGTGGGCGGGAAGCGCTCCGTGCTTTTGACCATTTTGAAGAACGGAAACGTCAGCACGCTCGACATCGCGTCGAGCATCAAGCAGATGCTGCCGGCGACGCTCGCGCGCCTCCCGCAGGGGATCAAGACGAGCCTCCTCTTCGACCAATCGCTGTTCGTCCGCGCGGCGGTGGACGGCGTCGTGAAGGAGGCGATCATCGCCGCGACGCTCACCGCGCTCATGATCCTCGTGTTCCTCGGGAGCTGGCGCAGCACGCTCATCGTCATCATCTCGATCCCGCTCTCGATCCTGACGTCGATCAGCATCCTCGCCGCGCTCGGGCATTCGCTGAACGTCATGACGCTCGGGGGGATGTCGCTCGCGGTCGGCATCCTCGTCGACGACGCCACGGTCGAGGTCGAGAACATCCACCGCAACATGGGATCGAAGGAGAAGAAGTCGCTCCCGCGCGCGATCCTCGACGGCGCGCAGCAGATCGCGGCTCCCGCGTTCGTCGCGACCCTCTGCATCTGCATCGTCTTCGTGCCGGTCGCCTTCATCACCGGCGCGGCGCGGTCGCTCTTCGTCCCGCTCGCGATGGCGGTCGTGTTCGCGATGATGATGTCGTACTTCCTCTCGCGCACGCTCGTCCCGACGCTCGCGCGGCTGCTCCTCGAGCCGGAGCACCGCGCGCATCAGGAGGGCTACGGGCACGGCGATCCGCGCACGGCGTCGGGGCGGCTCGTGCTGCGCTTCAACCACGCCTTCGATCGCCTGCGGATGTTCTACGGTCGCTGGCTCGCCTTCGCGCTCCAGCATCGCGGGCCCGTCATCGCGTGCTTCTTGCTCTTCGCGGCCGGCTCGCTCGGCCTCATGCCGCTCCTCGGTCGCGATTTCTTCCCCACCGTCGACGCCGGCCTGATGAAGCTCCACGTGCGTGGACCGCCGGGGACGCGGATCGAGGAGAGCGAGCGCCGCTTCGCCGACATCGAGGCGACGATCAAGACGGTCGTCCCGCCGGCCGAGATCGACACGCTGATCGACAACATCGGCACGCCGTACTCCGGTATCAACCTGTCGCTCAGCGAAGGCGCGCAGATATCGCCGGCGGACGGGCAAATCTTCATTGCGCTGAAGCCGCATCACGCGCCGACTGCCGATTACGTGAAGAAGCTCCGGCGCAAGCTCGCCGCCGTACACCCCGATACGACGTTCTTCTTCCTCGCGCCCGACATCTCCACTCAGGTCCTCAACTTCGGAATCGCGTCGCCGATCGACGTCCAGATCGTGAGCACGCCGGGGGGAGACGAGGAGGCGCTCGCGTTCACGCGGAGGCTGATGGACCGCATCAAGAAGGTGCCGGGCGCGGCCGACGTCCACCTCGCGCAAGTGGTGAACCGGCCGGAGCTGCGCGTCAACGTCGACCGCACGATGGCGCAGCAGGCCGGGCTCACGCAGCGCGACGTCGCGAGCGATCTCCTCATCTCGCTCTCGTCGAGCGCGCAGGTGTCGCCGAGCTGGTGGCTCGACACGAAACGTGGAGTTCAATATTCGGTCGCGGTCCAGACTCCGCAATACGAGATCAACTCGCTCGATCAGCTCGGGATGACGCCGCTCTCGCCCGGCGGCGAGGAGACGACGCAGTTCCTCTCCAACGTCGCCTCCGTCTCCCGCATCACCGGGCCGGCGAACGTGACCCACTACAACGCGTTCCGCACGTACGACATCCAGGCCAACGTCGAGGGCACCGATCTCGGCTCCGTCGCCGACGGCGTCGCGAAGGTCGTCGCGGAGCTGAAGCCGGAGGCGCCGCGCGGCGTGCAGGTGAAGATCAAGGGCCAGGTCGAGAGCATGGAGACGTCGTTCCGCGGCCTCGGCTACGGCCTCGTCTTCGCGGTGCTCCTCGTCTACCTGCTGATGGTCGTCAATTTCCAGTCGTGGCTCGATCCGTTCATCATCCTGATGGCGCTCCCGGGCGCGATCGCGGGCATCGCCTGGATGCTCTACCTCTCGCGGACGACGCTGAGCGTCCCGGCGTTGATGGGCGCGATCATGTGCGTCGGCGTGGCGACCGCGAACAGCATCCTCGTCGTCACCTTCGCGAACGGGCAGCGGAAGGTCGGCCGGGACGCGCGCGACGCGGCGCTCGCGGCGGGCATGACGCGCCTCCGCCCCGTCATGATGACGGCGCTCGCGATGATCATCGGCATGCTCCCGATGTCGATCGGGCTCGGTGAGGGCGGCGAGCAGAACGCGCCGCTCGGCCGCGCGGTCATCGGCGGCCTCCTCATGGCGACCCTGACGACGTTGTTCTTCGTACCCGTGATGTACTCTGTCCTGAGGCGCAAAGCTCCGAAGGTCGACGAGGAGCTGGAAGGTATATGA
- a CDS encoding TonB-dependent receptor: MKTDVVTRVEAERRGATNVAEALATQPGVRVDPGAYGSIGGASAIQIQGFDLQRVLILEDGEPVVGDIGGAIDLANLPIGDVERIEIVTGPTSSLYGSSAIGGVVNIITAPPRQLGGAGRVRLEGRSYRGVLAQGGGSYRGADPARAWVAADANLFRQDGIARNDGLPDLQIPEQMRSLLGLRAGVSLSERVDVRVRARWLRDHLDGLSSRLAPGLGRYVIEQPNHTDRWTLHAIQEARLARGVRLRLTLGRQWIDNMTGSQQEGSPVGERHERFHRMQSIEGVATIADGDRTWVAGSRAEVEHFTQLLTRVDSLSTGLVTTRGEEVTPQMLARMALYAQLQWKLAGGKLTLLPGVRAETHSRYGSALTPRFAFAYRPVEQLTLRASAGRGFRAPSAKELGFAFDHSSLGYRVLGNLDLRPEVSWGVNGDATWTPDSRFNVRAGTFMNWVDDLIDIDLAGGVARGTVVDYTYRNFGKARTFGAQLAASANLGERLRADLAYDYLWTRDDLNDRPFGGRPPHTVTGALRALLPWKLEGNVRWRASTDAFVSETRRSPSYQTIDLRLARALWPRAQAYVGVINVADVHQEPGRVGDFRPPLGRVFYAGLRAELPTEDP, from the coding sequence GTGAAGACCGACGTCGTTACGCGTGTCGAGGCGGAGAGGCGGGGGGCGACCAACGTGGCCGAGGCGCTCGCGACGCAGCCTGGGGTGCGCGTCGATCCCGGGGCGTATGGGTCGATCGGGGGCGCGTCGGCGATTCAGATCCAGGGGTTCGACCTGCAGCGTGTCCTCATCCTCGAGGACGGGGAGCCTGTCGTCGGGGACATCGGGGGCGCGATCGATCTCGCGAACTTGCCCATCGGCGACGTCGAGCGTATCGAGATCGTCACCGGGCCCACGAGCTCCCTCTACGGCTCCAGCGCCATCGGCGGCGTCGTCAACATCATCACCGCGCCGCCCCGACAGCTCGGCGGCGCCGGTCGCGTTCGCCTCGAAGGACGCAGCTACCGCGGCGTCCTCGCGCAAGGCGGCGGCTCGTACCGCGGCGCCGACCCCGCGCGCGCGTGGGTCGCCGCGGACGCGAACCTCTTTCGTCAGGACGGGATCGCGCGTAACGACGGCCTCCCCGACCTCCAGATCCCCGAGCAGATGCGGTCGCTCCTCGGGCTCCGCGCCGGCGTCTCGCTCTCCGAGCGCGTCGACGTGCGGGTCCGCGCGCGCTGGCTCCGCGATCACCTCGACGGGCTCTCGTCGCGCCTCGCGCCCGGCCTCGGGCGCTACGTCATCGAGCAGCCGAACCACACCGATCGGTGGACCCTGCACGCGATCCAGGAGGCGCGGCTCGCTCGCGGCGTTCGGCTCCGGCTCACGCTCGGACGGCAGTGGATCGACAACATGACCGGCTCGCAGCAGGAAGGCTCGCCCGTGGGCGAGCGCCACGAGCGCTTCCACCGCATGCAGAGCATCGAAGGCGTCGCCACCATCGCCGACGGCGACCGCACCTGGGTCGCCGGGAGCCGCGCCGAGGTCGAGCACTTCACCCAGCTCCTCACCCGCGTCGACTCGCTCAGCACCGGGCTCGTCACGACGCGCGGCGAAGAGGTCACCCCGCAGATGCTCGCGCGCATGGCGCTCTACGCGCAGCTGCAATGGAAGCTCGCCGGCGGGAAGCTCACCCTCCTCCCCGGCGTGCGCGCCGAGACGCACTCGCGGTACGGGAGCGCCCTCACCCCGCGCTTCGCGTTCGCGTATCGACCGGTGGAGCAGCTCACCCTCCGCGCGTCGGCGGGACGCGGGTTCCGCGCGCCCTCGGCGAAGGAGCTCGGGTTCGCGTTCGATCACTCGTCGCTCGGCTACCGCGTCCTCGGCAACCTCGACCTCCGGCCCGAGGTCTCGTGGGGCGTCAACGGCGACGCGACCTGGACCCCGGACTCGCGCTTCAACGTGCGCGCGGGGACGTTCATGAACTGGGTCGACGACCTCATCGACATCGACCTCGCCGGCGGCGTCGCGCGCGGCACCGTCGTCGACTACACCTATCGCAACTTCGGAAAGGCGCGCACGTTCGGCGCGCAGCTCGCCGCGTCGGCGAACCTCGGGGAGCGGCTCCGCGCCGACCTCGCCTACGACTACCTCTGGACGCGCGACGACCTCAACGACCGGCCCTTCGGCGGGCGTCCGCCGCACACCGTCACCGGCGCGTTGCGCGCGCTCTTGCCGTGGAAGCTCGAAGGCAACGTGCGCTGGCGCGCGTCGACGGACGCCTTCGTCTCCGAGACGAGGCGATCGCCGTCCTACCAGACGATCGATCTCCGCCTCGCGCGCGCTCTCTGGCCGCGCGCGCAGGCCTACGTCGGCGTGATCAACGTCGCCGACGTCCATCAAGAGCCCGGACGCGTCGGCGACTTCCGCCCGCCGCTCGGGCGCGTGTTCTACGCCGGCCTTCGCGCCGAGCTGCCAACGGAGGATCCGTGA